In the Euphorbia lathyris chromosome 5, ddEupLath1.1, whole genome shotgun sequence genome, one interval contains:
- the LOC136230698 gene encoding aluminum-activated malate transporter 7-like yields MAETSRSCFGLFFYWIMYLPNKLWGKVIEMSKMAKKLGKDDPRRIVHAFKVGLALTLVSLFYYFNPLYEGLGFNAIWAVLTVVVVFEFSVGATLGKAINRMWATVLGGGLGLGCHRIATLSGRTGEPILLATFVFIIAFVMTYTRFFPTMKRRYDYGLLIFILTFSLVSVSGYRDSQIIQTAHMRVSTIIIGSCSSVIVCICICPVWIGQDLHNLVLGNIEKLGVFLLGFGNEYFKESDEDGESDNDNKSFLENYKGVLTSKTTEENMANFAKWEPGHGKFKFFHPWKQYLKIGNLSRECAYKIETLYNNLHSEFKSSKEIRSKFSEACKIVSMESGKALEELGAATKKMQRSRKAREHIENAKTIAENVKSALKINEWEGASLVDIVQVGTVCLVLLEIIQSIEKIEEAINELANMADFDTLSPQHPHVLHSAIVQPIPNCADTIVITVRE; encoded by the exons ATGGCAGAGACTAGTAGAAGTTGTTTCGGTTTATTTTTCTATTGGATTATGTATTTACCAAACAAATTATGGGGTAAGGTTATTGAGATGAGTAAGATGGCAAAGAAACTTGGAAAAGATGATCCAAGAAGAATTGTTCATGCTTTTAAAGTAGGATTAGCTCTTACACTAGTTTCTCTGTTCTACTATTTTAATCCACTCTATGAAGGTTTGGGTTTCAATGCAATTTGGGCTGTTCTTACTGTTGTCGTTGTCTTTGAGTTTTCTGTTG GAGCTACACTTGGAAAAGCTATAAACAGAATGTGGGCAACAGTCTTAGGTGGAGGTCTAGGTTTGGGTTGTCACCGTATTGCAACCCTTTCTGGTCGCACTGGAGAGCCCATTTTGCTTGCAACCTTTGTCTTCATAATTG CTTTTGTGATGACATACACAAGGTTTTTTCCAACAATGAAAAGGAGGTATGATTATGGGCTTTTGATTTTCATATTAACCTTCTCTTTGGTATCTGTTTCCGGTTATAGAGACTCTCAAATTATCCAGACAGCACATATGCGAGTATCAACTATCATTATTGGTAGCTGTTCTTCTGTTATTGTTTGTATTTGTATTTGCCCTGTTTGGATTGGACAAGATCTTCACAATCTCGTTCTTGGAAACATTGAAAAACTTGGTGTTTTTCTTCTAG GATTTGGAAATGAGTACTTCAAAGAATCTGATGAAGATGGTGAATCTGATAATGATAACAAGTCATTCCTTGAAAATTATAAAGGTGTTCTCACTTCAAAGACCACGGAAGAGAATATG GCCAATTTTGCAAAATGGGAGCCAGGGCATGGCAAGTTCAAGTTCTTCCATCCATGGAAACAATATCTAAAAATTGGAAACCTATCAAGGGAATGTGCCTACAAGATTGAAACTCTTTACAACAACCTTCACTCGGAATTCAAG AGTTCAAAGGAGATACGAAGCAAATTCTCAGAGGCCTGcaaaattgttagtatggaAAGTGGGAAAGCCTTGGAAGAATTGGGAGCAGCAACAAAGAAGATGCAAAGATCAAGGAAAGCTCGTGAGCATATTGAAAACGCAAAAACAATAGCAGAAAATGTGAAGTCAGCTCTGAAGATAAACGAATGGGAAGGAGCATCTTTAGTAGATATAGTACAAGTAGGCACAGTTTGTTTGGTTCTATTGGAGATAATACAAAGCatagaaaaaattgaagaggcTATAAATGAACTAGCAAACATGGCTGATTTCGACACACTTTCGCCACAACACCCACATGTGCTTCACTCTGCAATAGTGCAACCAATTCCCAACTGTGCCGATACTATTGTGATCACTGTCAGGGAATAA